The following are encoded together in the Zingiber officinale cultivar Zhangliang chromosome 8A, Zo_v1.1, whole genome shotgun sequence genome:
- the LOC122010698 gene encoding stromal 70 kDa heat shock-related protein, chloroplastic-like, whose protein sequence is MAVCGCEGRREEKGAKRKRHRQVGGDEEEGSVKMKRSSAQRGDQARGKLWRGIITPLLHFNAFKELNAFKDKKSLGSSDGIPPAPHDFSQIEVKFDTDANGILSVTAVDKGTGKKQDIIITGASTLPSDEVRWWKEDKEKRDAIDTKR, encoded by the exons ATGGCTGTGTGCGGCTGTGaggggagaagagaagaaaaaggagcGAAGAGGAAGAGGCATCGACAGGTTGGGGGTGACGAAGAGGAGGGCTCGGTGAAGATGAAGAGATCGTCGGCGCAGAGAGGGGATCAGGCAAGAGGAAAG TTGTGGAGGGGTATTATAACACCCCTCCTCCACTTTAACGCGTTCAAAGAATTGAACGCGTTCAA AGACAAGAAGTCACTCGGCAGTTCTGATGGCATCCCTCCAGCACCGCACGACTTCTCACAAATCGAAGTAAAATTTGACACGGATGCCAATGGAATCCTATCTGTTACTGCCGTGGACAAGGGCACCGGAAAGAAACAAGACATCATCATCACCGGGGCTAGTACTTTACCTAGCGACGAGGTAAGATG GTGGAAAGAAGACAAGGAGAAGAGGGATGCCATTGACACAAAGCGGTGA
- the LOC122008545 gene encoding uncharacterized membrane protein At3g27390-like: protein MEPLKGFWSCLWSFLRFLPFFLALLILGTVKGIILCPFVCLIMTLGNSAIILGLWPAHVVWTYYCMIRSKQLGPVLKFILALGASIILVLWPLVGILGSILIGVGYGFLAPVVATFDAVGEGKANNFLHCFMDGTWSTIERSFTVVRDFRDVCFYSYFSIMDDLHQRDPPNEGPYEIRLWYVPGSWVIGFLGVMVDMPTITLIAIYKSPYMLFKGWKRLFQDLIGREGPFLETACVPFAGLAILLWPMAVAGAIIASILSSFFLGAYAAVITYQEKSAKMGLFYIISSLSLFDEYSNDILDMPEGSCFPRYQYRKNISQRSKSLSRHSSLARKNQDEKNPSLRATSFKGILPELKPLKLLDRMFSECKHYGESLIGEGVIAPEDIKESRSGKGGGSRIVSIGLPAYSILQALLASAKRDSDGLILSDNTEITTENRPKDAIFDWFFDPVIVLKDQIKAQNFSEAEEQYLSRLVLLLGDSKRLNNIHDQLPPLEQRRQAEIHAFARRLCGITQSLSRYPTVRRRFDGLVKLLYEDLEKKFGSTKPVNGGKVTQNLTSRIIRIVSQKSFQSGKSPGSNSQESQSLNNVL from the exons ATGGAGCCGCTGAAGGGGTTTTGGTCGTGTCTTTGGAGTTTCCTCCGCTTCTTGCCCTTCTTTCTTGCCTTGTTGATTCTGGGGACTGTTAAAG GTATTATACTTTGTCCATTTGTATGTCTTATCATGACATTGGGAAATTCTGCAATCATCTTGGGTCTCTGGCCAGCACATGTAGTTTGGACATACTACTGCATGATAAG ATCCAAACAGCTCGGGCCTGTTCTGAAGTTTATTCTTGCACTTGGTGCATCTATTATATTAGTTCTCTGGCCTCTAGTTGGTATATTAGGAAGCATCCTTATAGGAGTAGGTTATGGTTTTCTAGCTCCTGTTGTGGCTACTTTTGATGCTGTTGGAGAAGGGAAGGCAAACAATTTCCTTCATTGCTTCATG GATGGAACTTGGAGCACAATTGAACGAAGCTTTACCGTGGTCAGAGATTTCAGAGATGTTTGTTTttattcatatttctcaatcatgGATGATCTTCACCAACGTGATCCTCCAAATGAAGGACCTTATGAGATCAG ACTGTGGTATGTTCCTGGTTCCTGGGTGATTGGTTTTCTTGGAGTAATGGTCGATATGCCAACAATCACATTAATTGCCATTTACAAGAGCCCCTACATGCTTTTTAAAGGATGGAAACGTTTATTTCAAGATCTTATTGGCCGAGAGGGCCCATTTTTGGAGACTGCATGTGTGCCATTTGCTGGCCTTGCTATTCTTCTATGGCCAATGGCAGTTGCAGGAGCTATCATTGCTTCCATACTATCAAGTTTCTTTCTAGGTGCATATGCAGCTGTTATCACATATCAG GAGAAATCAGCCAAGATGGGGCTATTTTATATTATCTCCTCCTTGTCTTTGTTTGATGAATATAGTAACGACATACTTGACATGCCTGAAGGGTCTTGCTTTCCCAG gTACCAGTATCGGAAGAACATTTCACAACGATCAAAGTCTCTAAGTAGACATTCCTCTTTGGCACGGAAGAATCAAGATGAAAAGAACCCTTCGTTACGTGCCACTTCATTCAAGGGTATCTTGCCTGAATTGAAGCCTTTGAAG TTACTCGATCGAATGTTCTCAGAATGTAAGCACTATGGTGAGTCTTTGATTGGCGAAGGAGTAATTGCACCTGAAGACATTAAAGAATCTAGATCCGGTAAAGGTGGAGGAAGCAGAATTGTAAGCATTGGCTTGCCGGCATACTCCATTCTTCAGGCACTTCTAGCTTCTGCAAAAAGAGACTCCGATGGTTTAATCTTAA GTGATAACACTGAGATAACCACAGAGAATCGACCCAAAGATGCAATCTTTGATTGGTTCTTCGATCCTGTGATAGTCTTGAAAGATCAGATTAAAGCTCAAAATTTCTCAGAAGCAGAAGAACAGTATTTATCCAGGTTGGTTTTGCTGCTAGGTGATTCCAAGAGACTGAATAACATTCATGATCAATTGCCGCCTTTGGAGCAACGAAGACAGGCTGAGATACATGCATTTGCTCGGAG GTTGTGTGGTATCACCCAGTCTCTCTCAAGGTATCCAACAGTCAGACGACGCTTTGACGGCCTTGTCAAATTACTTTATGAAGATCTTGAGAAGAAGTTTGGGAGTACCAAGCCCGTGAATGGTGGTAAAGTAACTCAGAATTTAACAAGTCGCATCATCCGGATCGTTAGCCAGAAATCATTTCAGTCGGGAAAAAGCCCTGGCAGCAACTCTCAAGAATCACAATCGTTAAACAATGTCCTGTAG